Below is a window of Pseudodesulfovibrio sp. 5S69 DNA.
TGTTGATGATCTTGCCGGAGCGTTGGGCGATCATGTGCTCGGCCACGGCCTGGCAGGCGAAGAACGAACCCTTGAGGTTGATGTCCAGGACCTTGTCCCAGGCCGCCTCGGTCACGTCCATGGCCTCCTGCGGGATGTTGATGCCCGCGGAGTTGACCAGCACGTCGATGCGCCCGAAGGCGTCCATGGCGGCCGCGGCCATGGCCTTGAGATCGGCCACCTTGCAGACGTCGGTGACCGCGCACTCGACCCGTTGCCCTGTGGCCCGGCGGATGGCATCGGCCTTTTCCTCGAGCCCCTCTGCGTTCAGGTCGCTCAGGAGCAGGGAGGAACCCCGCGAGGCCAGGGTCATGGCGATGTCCGCCCCGAGGTCGCCGGCAGCGCCGGTGATGATGGAGACGTTCTCGTCCAGGTTGAAGAAGCCGTCCGCGTCCGGAGAATGCCCATTTTTGTAACTGCTCATTGTCGCCTCTGACAGGACTGTTAGTTTAACGGTAAACCTTTCAATCCGTCGTCACATAAAATTCACTCTTCGTCA
It encodes the following:
- a CDS encoding SDR family NAD(P)-dependent oxidoreductase, giving the protein MSSYKNGHSPDADGFFNLDENVSIITGAAGDLGADIAMTLASRGSSLLLSDLNAEGLEEKADAIRRATGQRVECAVTDVCKVADLKAMAAAAMDAFGRIDVLVNSAGINIPQEAMDVTEAAWDKVLDINLKGSFFACQAVAEHMIAQRSGKIINISSQAGAVGLIRRAAYCSSKGAINNLTRELALEWAQYNINVNAVAPTFVETNLTRPMFEEKEFRDYVRANILFDRLAVPADISAGVLYLASPASDMVTGHILHIDGGWTVH